ttgtgggaaTGGAATTATGTCATACTGTTTTTTGCTTTGGGATATTTCACGTGTTGCTCTTGTTATGCCCCACTGCTACATGTTCACCTGAATTTAGATTCAATAACTTCAGTGTCCTAGTTTGCTAAAGGAGTTATGTAACAGCTACATTTAGCATGAGAAATGCGAATAGTTTTAATAGAAAACGGAAAGGAGGTGGGAATGCTTTTTCTCTGGGtgtgatgtgtgtgtgtgtgtgtgtgtgtgtgtgtttcacTTTCTCTCAAGTCTTAGCTTTTATGTCAGCCTTGCTGTTTAGAAAATACTGATGGACTTTTATGTTTTTGCAAGCAATGAATTTATAGGTTATTTCACTTTTCCATAATTTCGTATTTTGGCTATCACTGTTCTTTTTATGCCAGGGCTGTGAGAGGGAGATTGCAGAAGCTGCTGAGGGTGACTCAGAGGAACTTAAAAGGGATACCATAATGCGATTGTCATGGGCTCTTGTTCACTCTAAACAACCAGAAGATGTGCAGCGTGGGATAGCTATGCTTGAAGGTGAGCGACTTAAATTGTGTTCTCTTCCAACTTCATCATTCGATGCCATCACATAGGACAAATTAGATAAAGTTGCCCATTGTGTTTGAAAACGGAGTAACTGGGGATTTTAGGGTTAATTGGTGCAAAATGTGTAAATTGTTCAAGATCTGAACATGTTTGGAGAATAGTGAAGCTGGTGGCAAGGAGTTGATGATTTGAAACAGATTTTAAGCTTCAGGTTTTTAGGTACAGCGGCTAAATATTGAAATGTGTGGTTCACTTTGAAAGGCTTTATTGATGAGGAAAGCAGTGCATAGGCATGCATGGTAATTGGAGAAAATGGATGGCATTCTGCTGCATAATTTTAGGGTtctcattttcttcaaaatttcttGCAGTTTATCTGGGGTATGTATTTTTAGGCAAAATCCTCATTAGTTTCTGAGGACAGATTGCCTTGTCAGCCACCATGATTATGTCAGTAGTTGTTATTCTGCTTCACCCATAATCCCCGTTGCTGTAAGAATTTAGATTTGGAGTCTTAAGTGTTTATGTTCCtactgaaaattttaaaatcatttaggaAGTCCATTGCTTGCTGCTACTACAGTTTTGCAGATGATGGAATATTTTCAGTATCTTCTTACTTCATTTGGTATCTCATTGTAAGCAAATGAAAATGTTATCTTTATGAACTAGCTACCCATAGCAGGAATATTGGAGAaatcttttcttaaaaagaaggaagtattttaagaagaaaaggTAAAGAAAATTGTGGGCATGACAGTGAATCCCTAATGGGTTCTATGTAGTTGAGGAACTGACAGTCCTTGATCTGTCAATATTCATAGATAAATCATCACCTCTTTCATGTAATTGCTTCTTCTTGTCAGCAAATTCCTTTTTAAGTTGTGCTTACTCTCTTTGATTCTAACTTCTAtatctttatttataatttgcATGCTCTTTCTTGAACCAAAAACCCTGTTATTTGCAGCTTCATTGGCAAATAGTAGCCCCCCTTTGCTACAGAGAGAGAAGATTTATCTTCTGGCCGTGGGATATTACAGAAGTGGTGAATATTCAAGGAGCAGGCAGCTGGTGGACCAGTGTTTGGAGGTCTCTTCTGTTTGTGTGTGCATGCATactgttttcttttcattttggttctttATTCTGAATTTCAACTTCTTGTAGATTGCACCTGATTGGAGGCAGGCTTTGGTCCTGAAGAAGACACTTGAAGATCGAGTTGCTAAAGGCATGCTCATacgttgaatttttttactcTCATTAGAGCTGATAACATCTATCTGAATAAATTTCACAGGGATTTATCTAAACAATACCGAAATGTGTCTGTCAAAATGCAGATGGTGTTATTGGAATAGGCATCGCTGCTACTGCCGTGGGACTGATAGCTGGTGGAATTGCTGCAGCATTGGCTCGCAAGAAATGACAACTCTCAACCCCTCCAAtgctcataaaaaaacatacataaaaaaactatagcaTCTCTCAGTTTTTTCTATGTTACAAATTTTATATCGTTTGCAGTTACCAAAATAGGAGGGGCTTGAGCTATGAGGTGGTTGTACCATATGGCCATCTTTGAATCATCAACTCTTTGTAACTAGATTCTAGTATTTGCTATAGCAGCAgcctttgaaaattttgaatttgccaaagtgtgtgtgtgtgagctTCGGTTTAATCCAGTTTGTTTGTACCGTAAtgtttttaaactgttttgATGTATAGATATCtagaatgaattttaaaaaaataaaaaatattattctataaaatattttaaaaaacaactattattataatatgaaCCATGCCTTTCAAGTAGCATACAACGAGAGCAAGATGGAATAAATCTCTATTGATCTTCATACTGTGCAAGGATTGTATCTTGTCTATGTCGGTATGCAGGGCCAGCATTGTCTTATTCAGAAGACTTGAACCAGGTGGTGGACGATGCCAAACTTGAAGATATTGCAGTTTGACAAAGAATAAATTACACTTTAGACTCTTGAGTTTGGAatgcatttataatttaatctttatatttgaaaatatataacagTCCGTTTACTCTTGCTGACTGCTGTCTTTTTGAAGAGCCTATTGATTTTCCTCCGAACCCTAACCATGGAGGTTTTTCTCAAAGAATTAAAATTCTCAGATAAAGAAAAACACCAACAAATGCTCTCATAAGGACTGCATTATAAAATCCATATCTTCAAACATGAAGGGCTGCAATATAAATGCATTCAAACTGAGGGACTAAATAATCATCAATTAGTTGTTCTGTAGGCGCAATCTTCCTTCTAGCCATTGGCGTTGCCCGGAACTACCATGAATATGGCTGGGTTGctgcaaaaaaaaagtaaaaaagaccCCAGAGTTTTATATTAACGAGGCTCATTAATTCCTGTCTTGCAGCTCTAGCCAAGGACAAAGAAATTATTGTACGAACTAATTTTGGTCCACggtacaaaaataattattgcatGTGCTGCAAGCCTGCAAGTCAATAATTTTATACATCACCAAAACTAGATTCGCTAGATTCTggaaaaagggcaaaaaaactTAACGGGCTGAAATCACATTTGGTCCTTCTACTCTGTGGTTTTCTTCAAATCAAGTCCTTCACTTTAACTTGTTCCAAATCAACCccttttttcattcaattaaatACGGTATGATACCCCTTTTTCCAATTATATTATAACCCATGGCATCCAACTGGCCACTTAATTATGTAGtaataaagttggattaagGGGCTCGTATCACCTTTAATGGAAGCAAAGGAGTTTATTTGATCCAATTTAAAGTAGAGGGCCTGATATGATCAAAGGTAACAAGTAGAGGAATCGAGCTTGCAATCATTCCTGGTTTTTCCAGCAAACTAAGATGAGACACAATTTACAGAGTGCACGAGTGCTGCTAGGTTCttaaggttttctttttcttttttcaaagtttaAAGGGTTAAAGAGCAATAAAGTGGGCATTGCATGACAATGACTCAACCACCTCGACCCCACATTTGCAAAAAAATGAATCGTGGTCTGCTCTGGGCAATTGTGCTTACTGGCTATGGTGGCCCAGCAAATTTGTCATGTGTCCATTTCAGCTTGTGTGTTGGGGTGCCTGTCGTGACTAGTGTACACACACAGAGACACGGATTAATTTG
The Populus nigra chromosome 3, ddPopNigr1.1, whole genome shotgun sequence genome window above contains:
- the LOC133689941 gene encoding mitochondrial fission 1 protein A-like → MEAKIRGAFESVGSFFTGGDHIPWCDRDIITGCEREIAEAAEGDSEELKRDTIMRLSWALVHSKQPEDVQRGIAMLEASLANSSPPLLQREKIYLLAVGYYRSGEYSRSRQLVDQCLEIAPDWRQALVLKKTLEDRVAKDGVIGIGIAATAVGLIAGGIAAALARKK